The following coding sequences lie in one Streptomyces venezuelae genomic window:
- a CDS encoding S41 family peptidase, with protein sequence MSGLDRFAERFSGPRRIRRGATLTLVFASVLVTGAATGSWSDAADDGRNEPPPALRSDALAAPQGEAHTGDTADKAADAAAEAMADGKSGKDAAEEAVSRSGDRWGSVYSPGEFQEFEKALDGAYTGVGLWARRAADGHIEISKVQKDGPAARAGIREGDRLRSVDGERVKGRPVTDVLSMLRGERAGTPVVLGLERGTRAWSAKLHRARLTTDSVTVTEASDDAVTIKVDAFTKGSGEAVRSAVRDAPEGAGILLDLRGNSGGLVSEAVTATSALVDGGLVATYDVRGEEKALHAERGGDTDRPVVALVDGGTMSAAELLTGALQDRGRAVVVGTRTFGKGSVQMPSRLPDGSVAELTVGHYRTPSGRAVDGRGITPDLEAEDGAEKRAETVLTGLGPPS encoded by the coding sequence ATGTCAGGCCTCGACCGGTTCGCCGAACGGTTCTCCGGGCCCCGCCGCATCCGCCGCGGGGCGACCCTGACATTGGTCTTCGCGAGCGTCCTCGTCACCGGCGCGGCCACCGGCTCCTGGAGCGACGCGGCGGACGACGGCCGGAATGAGCCGCCCCCCGCCCTGCGTTCCGACGCCCTCGCGGCGCCGCAGGGCGAGGCCCACACCGGCGACACCGCCGACAAGGCCGCCGACGCCGCCGCGGAGGCGATGGCCGACGGCAAGTCCGGCAAGGACGCCGCCGAGGAGGCCGTCAGCCGCAGCGGGGACCGCTGGGGGTCGGTGTACTCGCCGGGGGAGTTCCAGGAGTTCGAGAAGGCGCTCGACGGCGCGTACACCGGCGTGGGGCTCTGGGCGCGGCGCGCGGCCGACGGACACATCGAGATCTCCAAGGTCCAGAAGGACGGCCCCGCGGCGCGGGCCGGCATCCGCGAGGGCGACCGGCTGCGCTCCGTCGACGGCGAGCGCGTCAAGGGCCGCCCCGTGACCGACGTCCTCTCCATGCTGCGCGGTGAACGCGCGGGCACACCGGTGGTCCTCGGCCTGGAGCGGGGCACGCGCGCGTGGAGCGCGAAACTGCACAGGGCGAGGCTCACCACGGACTCCGTCACGGTCACCGAGGCGTCCGACGACGCCGTCACGATCAAGGTCGACGCGTTCACCAAGGGCTCCGGAGAGGCCGTGCGGAGCGCGGTGCGCGACGCCCCGGAGGGCGCCGGGATCCTGCTCGACCTGCGCGGCAACTCCGGAGGCCTGGTCTCGGAGGCGGTCACCGCCACCTCCGCCCTGGTCGACGGCGGCCTCGTCGCGACGTACGACGTGCGCGGCGAGGAGAAGGCCCTGCACGCCGAGCGCGGCGGCGACACGGACCGGCCCGTGGTCGCCCTCGTCGACGGCGGCACGATGAGCGCGGCCGAGCTGCTCACCGGCGCCCTCCAGGACCGCGGCCGCGCCGTGGTGGTGGGCACGAGGACCTTCGGCAAGGGGTCGGTCCAGATGCCGAGCCGGCTGCCCGACGGCTCCGTCGCCGAGCTGACCGTCGGCCACTACCGCACCCCTTCGGGGCGGGCCGTCGACGGGCGGGGCATCACCCCGGACCTGGAGGCCGAGGACGGGGCCGAGAAGCGGGCCGAGACGGTATTGACTGGCCTCGGACCCCCCTCGTAG
- a CDS encoding LPXTG cell wall anchor domain-containing protein codes for MTKKTRIRVARIAAGAVIAAGASLTAAGAASALDVGVDLGGVSAGAHADESGVGVDVNVPGPGDETPPGDPEIPGPEDPEDPGEPTEEPTEPTEEPTEPTEDPEPTEDPTDPSDPPTSDPTDPGHDNGTGGGSGGGGGNDNNPDGGSNPVEQGKGKDSLTDTGSKPVEQGGNHAQPAADKGELAETGATETTFLLIGAATMIAGGIGFRILPRLVGNRGAAA; via the coding sequence ATGACAAAGAAGACGCGGATCCGTGTCGCGCGGATAGCCGCGGGCGCCGTGATCGCCGCGGGCGCCTCGCTGACCGCCGCGGGTGCCGCATCGGCCCTCGACGTGGGCGTCGACCTCGGCGGTGTGAGCGCGGGCGCTCACGCGGACGAGAGCGGCGTCGGCGTGGACGTGAACGTCCCCGGTCCGGGCGACGAGACCCCTCCGGGCGACCCGGAGATCCCCGGCCCCGAGGACCCGGAGGACCCGGGTGAGCCCACCGAGGAGCCCACCGAGCCCACCGAGGAGCCCACGGAGCCGACCGAGGACCCGGAGCCCACCGAGGACCCGACCGACCCCTCCGACCCGCCCACCTCGGACCCGACCGACCCGGGTCACGACAACGGCACCGGCGGCGGCAGCGGCGGTGGGGGCGGCAACGACAACAACCCCGACGGCGGCTCCAACCCCGTCGAGCAGGGCAAGGGCAAGGACAGCCTGACCGACACGGGCTCCAAGCCGGTCGAGCAGGGCGGCAACCACGCCCAGCCCGCGGCCGACAAGGGTGAGCTCGCCGAGACCGGCGCCACCGAGACGACGTTCCTGCTGATCGGCGCCGCGACGATGATCGCCGGCGGCATCGGCTTCCGCATCCTGCCGCGCCTCGTCGGCAACCGCGGCGCCGCTGCCTGA
- the ftsE gene encoding cell division ATP-binding protein FtsE, giving the protein MIRFDNVSKAYPKQSRPALRDVSLEIEKGEFVFLVGSSGSGKSTFLRLVLREERTSHGQVHVLGKDLARLSNWKVPHMRRQLGTVFQDFRLLPNKTVGENVAFAQEVIGKSRGEIRKSVPQVLDLVGLGGKEDRMPGELSGGEQQRVAIARAFVNRPKLLIADEPTGNLDPQTSVGIMKLLDRINRTGTTVVMATHDQQIVDQMRKRVIELEKGRLVRDQSRGVYGYQH; this is encoded by the coding sequence GTGATCCGATTCGACAACGTCTCCAAGGCCTACCCGAAGCAGTCCCGCCCCGCGCTCAGGGATGTCTCCCTGGAGATCGAGAAGGGCGAGTTCGTCTTCCTGGTGGGATCCTCCGGCTCCGGAAAGTCCACTTTCCTGCGTCTCGTCCTGCGTGAGGAGCGCACCAGCCACGGCCAGGTGCACGTCCTGGGCAAGGACCTCGCGCGCCTGTCCAACTGGAAGGTGCCGCACATGCGCCGCCAGCTGGGCACCGTCTTCCAGGACTTCCGGCTCCTGCCCAACAAGACCGTCGGCGAGAACGTCGCCTTCGCGCAGGAAGTCATCGGCAAGTCCCGCGGCGAGATCCGCAAGTCCGTGCCCCAGGTCCTCGATCTCGTGGGCCTCGGCGGCAAGGAGGACCGGATGCCGGGCGAGCTCTCCGGCGGTGAGCAGCAACGCGTCGCCATCGCGCGCGCGTTCGTCAACCGGCCCAAGCTCCTCATCGCCGACGAGCCGACGGGCAACCTCGACCCCCAGACGTCCGTCGGCATCATGAAGCTGCTCGACCGGATCAACCGCACCGGCACCACCGTCGTGATGGCCACCCACGACCAGCAGATCGTGGACCAGATGCGCAAGCGGGTCATCGAGCTGGAGAAGGGCCGCCTCGTCCGCGACCAGTCTCGCGGCGTGTACGGCTACCAGCACTGA
- the ftsX gene encoding permease-like cell division protein FtsX: MRAQFVLSEIGVGLRRNLTMTFAVIVSVALSLALFGGSLLMRDQVSTMKGYWYDKVNVSIFLCNKADAEQDPKCAKGAVTNEQKDQILGDLKKMPVVDKVVHESADEAYKHYKEQFGDSPLSSSLTPDQMQESFRIKLKDPEKYQVVATAFSGRDGVQAVQDQKGYLDNLFGLLNGMNWAAVAVMALMLVVALMLIVNTVRVSAFSRRRETGIMRLVGASSFYIQMPFIMEAAVAGLIGGGLACGMLLVGRYFMIDHGLELSEKINLINFLGWDAVLAKLPLVLAIGLLMPALAAFFALRKYLKV; this comes from the coding sequence ATGCGCGCCCAGTTCGTCCTGTCGGAGATCGGCGTCGGTCTCCGCCGAAATCTCACGATGACCTTCGCGGTCATCGTCTCCGTAGCGCTCTCGCTCGCCCTGTTCGGCGGCTCGCTGCTCATGCGTGACCAGGTGAGCACGATGAAGGGCTACTGGTACGACAAGGTCAACGTCTCGATCTTCCTGTGCAACAAGGCCGACGCCGAGCAGGACCCCAAGTGCGCCAAGGGCGCCGTCACGAATGAGCAGAAGGACCAGATCCTCGGCGATCTGAAGAAGATGCCCGTCGTGGACAAGGTCGTCCACGAGTCGGCGGACGAGGCGTACAAGCACTACAAGGAGCAGTTCGGGGACTCCCCGCTGTCCAGCTCGCTGACGCCGGACCAGATGCAGGAGTCGTTCCGCATCAAGCTGAAGGACCCGGAGAAGTACCAGGTGGTCGCGACCGCCTTCTCCGGGCGTGACGGCGTGCAGGCCGTGCAGGACCAGAAGGGCTATCTGGACAACCTCTTCGGGCTGTTGAACGGCATGAACTGGGCGGCCGTGGCGGTGATGGCGCTCATGCTCGTCGTCGCGCTGATGCTGATCGTCAACACCGTGCGTGTCTCGGCGTTCAGCCGCAGACGCGAGACCGGCATCATGCGGCTCGTCGGCGCGTCGAGCTTCTACATCCAGATGCCGTTCATCATGGAGGCCGCGGTCGCCGGTCTCATCGGCGGCGGGCTCGCCTGCGGCATGCTGCTCGTCGGCAGGTACTTCATGATCGACCACGGTCTCGAACTCTCCGAGAAGATCAACCTGATCAACTTCCTCGGCTGGGACGCGGTCCTGGCCAAGCTGCCGCTGGTGCTCGCGATCGGCCTTCTGATGCCCGCGCTTGCCGCGTTCTTCGCGTTGCGCAAGTACCTGAAGGTGTGA
- a CDS encoding serine/threonine-protein kinase: MRPVGSKYLLEEPLGRGATGTVWRARQRETAGAEAAVPGQPGETVAIKVLKEELANDADVVMRFLRERSVLLRLTHENIVRTRDLVVEGDLLALVMDLVDGPDLHRYLRENGPFTPVAAALLTAQIADALAASHADGVVHRDLKPANVLLKQDSQGMHPMLTDFGIARLADSPGLTRTHEFVGTPAYVAPESAEGRPQTSAVDIYGAGILLYELVTGRPPFSGGSALEVLHQHLSAEPRRPSTVPDPLWTVIERCLDKDPDRRPSAENLARGLRAVAEGVGVHSTPAQIAAAEGVGALLMPDPSPAHVPETPGAADPTQVLPSNAGSYDPNAATSVMQSTGGHGSGTGDADPTSVLPNNRGGNADPTAVMPPVPQNGPGGDPNDPHPWQSQMAAARDRNEQTQYQAHLDPEQDPLRRRPQRQVARPQQQQPHPQQYAPQQPRGQRQQRQQYAPAPQQQYQPQHQPQQYAAPPQAPPPQQPAPRPTREPREPRQPRQRSANPMKIPGLGCLKGCLFTIVILFVASWLVWEFSPLQDWIGTTKSFWGQLSDGYDKISEWLGKLNGN, translated from the coding sequence GTGCGGCCGGTAGGCAGCAAGTACCTGCTCGAGGAGCCGCTCGGGCGCGGCGCCACGGGCACCGTCTGGCGAGCCCGCCAGCGGGAGACCGCGGGCGCCGAAGCGGCCGTCCCGGGCCAGCCCGGCGAGACCGTCGCGATCAAGGTCCTCAAGGAAGAGCTCGCCAACGACGCGGACGTCGTGATGCGCTTCCTCAGAGAGCGGTCCGTCCTGCTCAGGCTGACGCACGAGAACATCGTCCGCACCCGCGACCTGGTCGTCGAGGGCGATCTGCTCGCCCTGGTCATGGACCTCGTCGACGGCCCGGACCTGCACCGCTACCTCCGCGAGAACGGCCCGTTCACGCCGGTCGCCGCGGCCCTGCTCACCGCCCAGATCGCCGACGCGCTCGCGGCCAGCCACGCCGACGGCGTCGTGCACCGCGACCTGAAGCCCGCCAACGTCCTCCTCAAGCAGGACAGCCAGGGCATGCACCCGATGCTCACCGACTTCGGCATCGCGCGCCTCGCGGACTCCCCGGGCCTGACCCGTACGCACGAGTTCGTCGGCACGCCCGCGTACGTCGCGCCGGAGTCCGCCGAGGGCCGCCCCCAGACCAGCGCCGTCGACATCTACGGCGCGGGCATCCTTCTGTACGAGCTCGTCACCGGGCGCCCGCCGTTCTCCGGCGGCTCCGCCCTCGAAGTCCTGCACCAGCACCTCAGCGCCGAGCCGCGCCGCCCCTCGACCGTTCCCGACCCGCTGTGGACGGTCATCGAGCGCTGCCTCGACAAGGACCCGGACCGCCGCCCCAGCGCCGAGAACCTCGCCCGCGGCCTGCGCGCCGTCGCCGAGGGCGTCGGCGTGCACTCCACCCCGGCGCAGATCGCCGCCGCGGAGGGCGTCGGCGCGCTGCTCATGCCCGACCCGTCGCCGGCCCACGTCCCGGAGACCCCGGGCGCGGCCGACCCGACGCAGGTGCTGCCGAGCAACGCGGGCTCGTACGACCCGAACGCCGCGACCAGCGTCATGCAGAGCACCGGCGGCCACGGATCCGGCACGGGCGACGCCGACCCGACCTCCGTCCTGCCGAACAACCGCGGCGGCAACGCCGACCCGACCGCCGTCATGCCGCCGGTCCCGCAGAACGGCCCCGGCGGGGACCCCAACGACCCGCATCCCTGGCAGAGCCAGATGGCCGCGGCCCGCGACCGCAACGAACAGACGCAGTACCAGGCGCACCTGGACCCCGAGCAGGACCCGCTGCGCCGCCGCCCCCAGCGGCAGGTCGCCCGCCCCCAGCAGCAACAGCCGCACCCGCAGCAGTACGCGCCGCAGCAGCCGCGCGGCCAGCGGCAGCAGCGCCAGCAGTACGCGCCGGCGCCCCAGCAGCAGTACCAGCCCCAGCACCAGCCGCAGCAGTACGCGGCGCCGCCGCAGGCCCCGCCGCCGCAGCAGCCCGCACCGCGCCCCACGCGGGAGCCCCGCGAGCCGCGTCAGCCGAGGCAGCGCAGCGCCAACCCGATGAAGATCCCGGGCCTCGGCTGCCTCAAGGGCTGCCTCTTCACGATCGTCATCCTCTTCGTGGCGAGCTGGCTGGTCTGGGAGTTCAGCCCGCTCCAGGACTGGATCGGTACGACGAAGAGCTTCTGGGGCCAGCTCTCGGACGGGTACGACAAGATCAGTGAGTGGCTCGGCAAGCTCAACGGCAACTAG
- the smpB gene encoding SsrA-binding protein SmpB, whose product MAKEKVKRKAAKAAEKAPARKMVAQNKKARHDYHILDTYECGLVLMGTEVKSLRLGRASLVDGFVHIDRGEAWLHNIHVPEYVQGTWTNHSATRKRKLLLHRAEIDKLESKSQETGHTIVPLALYFKDSRVKVEIALAKGKKEYDKRQALKEKQDLRETNRAIEAAKRRQRGA is encoded by the coding sequence ATGGCGAAGGAAAAGGTAAAGCGCAAGGCCGCGAAGGCCGCTGAGAAGGCACCCGCCCGGAAGATGGTCGCGCAGAACAAGAAGGCGCGGCACGACTACCACATCCTGGACACGTACGAGTGCGGCCTCGTCCTCATGGGCACCGAGGTCAAGTCACTGCGTCTCGGCCGTGCCTCCCTGGTGGACGGGTTCGTGCACATCGACCGCGGCGAGGCGTGGCTGCACAACATCCACGTCCCGGAGTACGTGCAGGGCACGTGGACCAACCACTCCGCCACGCGGAAGCGCAAGCTCCTGCTGCACCGCGCGGAGATCGACAAGCTGGAGTCGAAGTCCCAGGAGACGGGTCACACCATCGTGCCCCTGGCCCTGTACTTCAAGGACAGCCGGGTCAAGGTCGAGATCGCGCTGGCCAAGGGCAAGAAGGAGTACGACAAGCGGCAGGCGCTCAAGGAGAAGCAGGACCTGCGCGAGACGAACCGCGCGATCGAGGCGGCCAAGCGGCGCCAGCGCGGCGCCTAG
- the prfB gene encoding peptide chain release factor 2 produces MAVVDVSEELKSLSSTMESIEAVLDLDKMRADVAVLEEQAAAPSLWDDPEAAQKITSKLSHLQAEVRKAEALRGRIDDLGVLFEMAEEEDDPDTRAEAESELESVKKALDEMEVRTLLSGEYDAREAVVTIRAEAGGVDASDFAEKLQRMYLRWAERHGYKTELYETSYAEEAGIKSTTFAVNVPYAYGTLSVEQGTHRLVRISPFDNQGRRQTSFAGVEILPVVEQTDHIEIDESELRIDVYRSSGPGGQGVNTTDSAVRLTHLPTGIVVSCQNERSQIQNKATAMNVLQAKLLERRRQEEQAKMNALKGDGGNSWGNQMRSYVLHPYQMVKDLRTEFEVGNPESVFNGEIDGFLEAGIRWRKQQEK; encoded by the coding sequence GTGGCAGTCGTCGATGTATCCGAAGAGCTCAAGTCCCTCTCCTCGACCATGGAGTCGATCGAGGCCGTCCTGGACCTCGACAAGATGAGGGCCGATGTCGCCGTGCTCGAGGAGCAGGCGGCCGCCCCGTCCCTCTGGGACGACCCCGAGGCGGCGCAGAAGATCACCAGCAAGCTGAGCCACCTCCAGGCGGAGGTCAGGAAGGCCGAGGCGCTCCGTGGGCGCATCGACGACCTCGGCGTGCTGTTCGAGATGGCCGAGGAGGAGGACGACCCGGACACCCGCGCCGAGGCGGAGTCCGAGCTCGAGTCCGTCAAGAAGGCGCTGGACGAGATGGAGGTCAGGACCCTCCTCTCCGGGGAGTACGACGCGCGCGAGGCCGTCGTCACCATCCGCGCCGAGGCCGGCGGCGTCGACGCCTCCGACTTCGCGGAGAAGCTGCAGCGCATGTACCTGCGCTGGGCCGAGCGCCACGGCTACAAGACGGAGCTCTACGAGACGTCGTACGCGGAAGAGGCCGGCATCAAGTCGACCACCTTCGCCGTGAACGTCCCGTACGCCTACGGAACGCTCTCCGTGGAGCAGGGCACCCACCGCCTCGTGCGCATCTCGCCCTTCGACAACCAGGGCCGCCGCCAGACCTCCTTCGCCGGCGTCGAGATCCTCCCCGTGGTCGAGCAGACCGACCACATCGAGATCGACGAGAGCGAGCTGCGCATCGACGTGTACCGCTCGTCGGGCCCCGGCGGCCAGGGCGTCAACACGACGGACTCCGCGGTCCGCCTGACCCACCTGCCGACCGGCATCGTCGTCTCCTGTCAGAACGAGCGCTCGCAGATCCAGAACAAGGCGACCGCGATGAACGTCCTCCAGGCGAAGCTCCTCGAGCGTCGCCGCCAGGAGGAGCAGGCGAAGATGAACGCCCTGAAGGGCGACGGCGGCAACTCCTGGGGCAACCAGATGCGTTCGTACGTCCTGCACCCCTACCAGATGGTGAAGGACCTGCGGACGGAGTTCGAGGTCGGCAACCCCGAGTCCGTTTTCAACGGCGAGATCGACGGTTTCCTGGAAGCCGGAATTCGCTGGCGCAAGCAGCAGGAGAAGTAA
- a CDS encoding serine/threonine-protein kinase yields MTRKIGSRYTAHQILGRGSAGTVWLGEGPEGPVAIKLLREDLASDQELVGRFVQERTALLSLDHARVVGVHDLVVDGNDLALVMDLVRGTDLRTRLDRERRMAPEAAVAIVADVADGLAAAHAAGIVHRDVKPENVLLDMQGPLGPGGSHPALLTDFGVAKLIDSPRRTRATKIIGTPDYLAPEIIEGLPPRAAVDIYALATVLYELLAGFTPFGGGHPGAVLRRHVTETVVPLPGIPEELWQLLVQCLAKAPASRLRASELASRLRELLPLVAGMPPLDVDEPDTEPSPAEEAYEDSAPPEPRETAPRRGAVPLVPGSASADSNRDTHTSMRVPGPDELAGGARGTARAPRAAGTARPGSAKHRTSARRRRITLGVAGAVLVAAAGVGTWVATSDDDTPPSEPGNSAPQTP; encoded by the coding sequence TTGACGCGCAAGATCGGCAGCCGGTACACCGCCCACCAGATCCTGGGCCGTGGCAGCGCCGGCACGGTGTGGCTCGGCGAGGGGCCAGAAGGCCCCGTCGCCATCAAGCTGCTGCGCGAGGACCTGGCCTCCGACCAGGAACTCGTCGGCCGCTTCGTCCAGGAGCGCACGGCGCTGCTCAGCCTCGACCACGCGCGCGTGGTGGGCGTCCACGACCTGGTGGTCGACGGCAACGACCTCGCCCTCGTCATGGACCTCGTCCGCGGCACGGACCTGCGCACGCGGCTCGACCGCGAGCGGCGCATGGCGCCGGAGGCCGCCGTCGCCATCGTCGCGGACGTCGCCGACGGGCTCGCCGCGGCGCACGCCGCGGGCATCGTGCACCGCGACGTCAAGCCCGAGAACGTCCTCCTGGACATGCAGGGCCCCCTCGGACCCGGCGGCTCCCACCCCGCCCTCCTCACCGACTTCGGCGTCGCCAAGCTGATCGACTCCCCGCGCCGCACCCGCGCGACGAAGATCATCGGTACGCCCGACTACCTCGCCCCCGAGATCATCGAGGGCCTCCCGCCGCGCGCGGCCGTCGACATCTACGCGCTCGCCACGGTCCTGTACGAACTCCTCGCGGGCTTCACCCCCTTCGGCGGCGGCCACCCGGGGGCGGTCCTGCGCCGCCACGTCACGGAAACCGTCGTCCCCCTCCCCGGCATCCCCGAGGAGCTCTGGCAGCTCCTCGTCCAGTGCCTGGCCAAGGCCCCCGCGTCCCGGCTGCGCGCCTCCGAGCTGGCCTCGCGGCTGCGGGAGCTGCTGCCGCTGGTCGCGGGGATGCCGCCGCTGGACGTCGACGAGCCCGACACGGAGCCTTCGCCGGCCGAGGAGGCGTACGAGGACTCGGCGCCGCCCGAGCCCCGCGAGACCGCGCCCCGGCGCGGCGCCGTCCCCCTCGTCCCCGGCTCCGCCTCCGCGGACTCCAACCGCGACACGCACACGTCCATGCGTGTCCCCGGGCCCGACGAGCTGGCCGGCGGCGCCCGCGGCACGGCCCGCGCACCCCGCGCCGCGGGCACGGCCCGCCCCGGCTCCGCCAAGCACCGCACGTCCGCGCGGCGCCGCAGGATCACGCTCGGCGTGGCGGGGGCGGTCCTGGTGGCCGCGGCGGGCGTAGGCACGTGGGTCGCCACGAGCGACGACGACACCCCACCCTCGGAGCCGGGCAACTCAGCCCCCCAGACCCCTTGA